One segment of Gopherus flavomarginatus isolate rGopFla2 chromosome 8, rGopFla2.mat.asm, whole genome shotgun sequence DNA contains the following:
- the DVL3 gene encoding segment polarity protein dishevelled homolog DVL-3 isoform X5, producing the protein MAAAETKIIYHLDEQETPYLVKLPIPAERVTLGDFKGLLNRPNYKFYFKSMDDDFGVVKEEISDDNAKLPCFNGRVVSWLVSAEGSHSDGGSVCADNQPELPPSMERTGGIGDSRPPSFHPKTGGSRENLDNETETDSVVSSQRERPRRKDGPEHAPRVNGTAKGERRRDLGGYESSSTLMSSELETTSFFDSDEDDSTSRLSSSTEQSSASRLMRRHKRRRRKQKAPRIERSSSFSSITDSTMSLNIITVTLNMEKYNFLGISIVGQSNERGDGGIYIGSIMKGGAVAADGRIEPGDMLLQVNDINFENMSNDDAVRVLREIVHKPGPITLTVAKCWDPSPRGCFSLPRSKWIPDSPLTLVPSPFAPQRIWAGPDSPCSDPGEPIRPIDPAAWVSHTAAMTGTYPAYGLDDFHLSIHSDMATIVKAMASPESGLEVRDRMWLKITIPNAFIGSDVVDWLYHHVEGFTDRRESRKYASNLLKAGYIRHTVNKITFSEQCYYIFGDLCGNMANLSLHDHDGSSGASDQDTLAPLPHPGAAPWPMAFPYQYPPPHPYNPHPGFPDPGYSYGGGSAGSQHSEGSRSSGSNRSGSERRKERDSKAGESKSGGSGSESDHTTRSSMRRERAASERSVPASQHSQRSQHSLAHSIRSHHSQQSYGPPGLPPLYSPPMLLMPPPPSAMGPPGAPPGRDLASVPPELTASRQSFRMAMGNPSEFFVDVM; encoded by the exons GGTCGTGAAGGAAGAAATCTCAGATGATAATGCGAAGCTTCCCTGTTTCAATGGCCGGGTGGTATCCTGG CTGGTGTCTgcggaggggtcgcactcagatgGGGGGTCTGTCTGTGCCGATAACCAGCCGGAGCTGCCGCCCTCCATGGAGCGTACCGGGGGCATTGGGGACTCCAGGCCTCCCTCCTTCCA ccccaaaaCCGGGGGGAGTCGGGAGAACCTGGATAACGAGACAGAGACAGATTCAGTGGTTTCATCGCAGAGGGAGAGACCTCGCCGGAAAGATGGGCCTGAGCATG cacccagagtgAATGGGACGGCAAAAGGAGAGCGGCGCCGAGACCTAGGCGGGTACGAGAGCTCTTCCACTCTCATGAGCAGCGAATTGGAGACCACCAGCTTCTTCGACTCGGATGAGGATGACTCCACCAGCAG GTTAAGCAGCTCGACAGAGCAGAGCAGCGCCTCCCGCCTGATGAGAAGGCACAAGCGACGCCGGCGGAAACAAAAGGCGCCACGCATTGAGCGG TCGTCGTCCTTCAGCAGCATCACGGACTCAACTATGTCTCTGAACATCATCACGGTCACTCTGAACATGG AGAAGTACAACTTCTTGGGCATCTCCATCGTGGGACAGAGCAATGAGCGTGGGGACGGTGGCATCTATATCGGCTCCATCATGAAGGGGGGTGCAGTAGCAGCCGATGGCAGGATCGAGCCGGGAGACATGCTCTTGCAG GTGAACGATATCAACTTTGAGAACATGAGCAATGATGATGCTGTGCGTGTGCTGAGGGAGATTGTGCACAAGCCAGG GCCAATCACTCTGACTGTGGCCAAGTGctgggaccccagccccaggggctgcttCTCGTTACCTCGGAGTAAGTGGATTCCTGACTCGCCCTTAACGCTGGTGCCCAGCCCAT TTGCTCCCCAGCGGATCTGGGCTGGGCCAGACTCTCCATGCTCCGATCCGG GTGAGCCCATCCGACCCATTGACCCGGCAGCCTGGGTTTCCCACACGGCAGCGATGACTGGCACCTACCCGGCGTACG GCCTCGATGACTTTCACCTGTCCATCCACAGCGACATGGCCACCATCGTCAAAGCCATGGCCTCCCCCGAGTCAGGTTTGGAGGTGCGTGACCGCATGTGGCTGAAGATCACCATCCCCAATGCCTTCATCG GTTCAGACGTGGTGGATTGGCTCTATCATCACGTGGAAGGTTTTACAGATCGGCGAGAATCCCGCAAGTATGCCAGCAACCTGCTGAAGGCCGGCTACATCCGACACACTGTGAACAAGATCACCTTCTCAGAGCAGTGCTACTACATCTTCGGAGATCTTTGCGGCA ACATGGCTAACCTGTCCCTGCATGACCATGATGGATCCAGTGGCGCCTCAGATCAGGATACGTTGGCTCCACTCCCGCACCCAGGAGCCGCACCGTGGCCCATGGCTTTCCCATATCAATACCCACCACCTCATCCATACAATCCCCACCCAGGATTCCCTGACCCAGGCTACAGCTATGGTGGGGGCagtgcaggcagccagcacagtgaAG GGAGTCGCAGCAGCGGTTCAAACCGCAGCGGCAGTgagaggagaaaggagagagactCGAAGGCTGGCGAGTCCAAGTCGGGCGGCAGTGGCAGTGAGTCGGACCACACCACCCGGAGCAGTATGCGGCGGGAGCGGGCGGCCAGTGAGCGCTCggtgccagccagccagcacagcCAGCGCAGCCAGCACTCCCTAGCTCACAGCATCCGCAGCCACCACAGCCAGCAGTCGTATGGGCCACCTGGCCTGCCACCCCTCTACAGCCCGCCCATGCTGCTGATGCCTCCACCGCCTTCTGCCATGGGGCCCCCAGGAGCCCCGCCTGGCCGTGACCTGgcctctgtgccccctgaactgaCGGCCAGTAGACAGTCGTTCCGAATGGCCATGGGCAATCCCAGTGAGTTCTTTGTGGATGTAATGTGA
- the DVL3 gene encoding segment polarity protein dishevelled homolog DVL-3 isoform X2, with translation MAAAETKIIYHLDEQETPYLVKLPIPAERVTLGDFKGLLNRPNYKFYFKSMDDDFGVVKEEISDDNAKLPCFNGRVVSWLVSAEGSHSDGGSVCADNQPELPPSMERTGGIGDSRPPSFHPKTGGSRENLDNETETDSVVSSQRERPRRKDGPEHAPRVNGTAKGERRRDLGGYESSSTLMSSELETTSFFDSDEDDSTSRLSSSTEQSSASRLMRRHKRRRRKQKAPRIERSSSFSSITDSTMSLNIITVTLNMEKYNFLGISIVGQSNERGDGGIYIGSIMKGGAVAADGRIEPGDMLLQVNDINFENMSNDDAVRVLREIVHKPGPITLTVAKCWDPSPRGCFSLPRSKWIPDSPLTLVPSPFAPQRIWAGPDSPCSDPGEPIRPIDPAAWVSHTAAMTGTYPAYGMSPSMSTITSTSSSITSSIPETERLDDFHLSIHSDMATIVKAMASPESGLEVRDRMWLKITIPNAFIGSDVVDWLYHHVEGFTDRRESRKYASNLLKAGYIRHTVNKITFSEQCYYIFGDLCGNMANLSLHDHDGSSGASDQDTLAPLPHPGAAPWPMAFPYQYPPPHPYNPHPGFPDPGYSYGGGSAGSQHSEGSRSSGSNRSGSERRKERDSKAGESKSGGSGSESDHTTRSSMRRERAASERSVPASQHSQRSQHSLAHSIRSHHSQQSYGPPGLPPLYSPPMLLMPPPPSAMGPPGAPPGRDLASVPPELTASRQSFRMAMGNPSEFFVDVM, from the exons GGTCGTGAAGGAAGAAATCTCAGATGATAATGCGAAGCTTCCCTGTTTCAATGGCCGGGTGGTATCCTGG CTGGTGTCTgcggaggggtcgcactcagatgGGGGGTCTGTCTGTGCCGATAACCAGCCGGAGCTGCCGCCCTCCATGGAGCGTACCGGGGGCATTGGGGACTCCAGGCCTCCCTCCTTCCA ccccaaaaCCGGGGGGAGTCGGGAGAACCTGGATAACGAGACAGAGACAGATTCAGTGGTTTCATCGCAGAGGGAGAGACCTCGCCGGAAAGATGGGCCTGAGCATG cacccagagtgAATGGGACGGCAAAAGGAGAGCGGCGCCGAGACCTAGGCGGGTACGAGAGCTCTTCCACTCTCATGAGCAGCGAATTGGAGACCACCAGCTTCTTCGACTCGGATGAGGATGACTCCACCAGCAG GTTAAGCAGCTCGACAGAGCAGAGCAGCGCCTCCCGCCTGATGAGAAGGCACAAGCGACGCCGGCGGAAACAAAAGGCGCCACGCATTGAGCGG TCGTCGTCCTTCAGCAGCATCACGGACTCAACTATGTCTCTGAACATCATCACGGTCACTCTGAACATGG AGAAGTACAACTTCTTGGGCATCTCCATCGTGGGACAGAGCAATGAGCGTGGGGACGGTGGCATCTATATCGGCTCCATCATGAAGGGGGGTGCAGTAGCAGCCGATGGCAGGATCGAGCCGGGAGACATGCTCTTGCAG GTGAACGATATCAACTTTGAGAACATGAGCAATGATGATGCTGTGCGTGTGCTGAGGGAGATTGTGCACAAGCCAGG GCCAATCACTCTGACTGTGGCCAAGTGctgggaccccagccccaggggctgcttCTCGTTACCTCGGAGTAAGTGGATTCCTGACTCGCCCTTAACGCTGGTGCCCAGCCCAT TTGCTCCCCAGCGGATCTGGGCTGGGCCAGACTCTCCATGCTCCGATCCGG GTGAGCCCATCCGACCCATTGACCCGGCAGCCTGGGTTTCCCACACGGCAGCGATGACTGGCACCTACCCGGCGTACGGTATGAGCCCATCCATGAGCACAATCACTTCCACCAGCTCctccatcaccagctccatcCCAGAGACCGAGC GCCTCGATGACTTTCACCTGTCCATCCACAGCGACATGGCCACCATCGTCAAAGCCATGGCCTCCCCCGAGTCAGGTTTGGAGGTGCGTGACCGCATGTGGCTGAAGATCACCATCCCCAATGCCTTCATCG GTTCAGACGTGGTGGATTGGCTCTATCATCACGTGGAAGGTTTTACAGATCGGCGAGAATCCCGCAAGTATGCCAGCAACCTGCTGAAGGCCGGCTACATCCGACACACTGTGAACAAGATCACCTTCTCAGAGCAGTGCTACTACATCTTCGGAGATCTTTGCGGCA ACATGGCTAACCTGTCCCTGCATGACCATGATGGATCCAGTGGCGCCTCAGATCAGGATACGTTGGCTCCACTCCCGCACCCAGGAGCCGCACCGTGGCCCATGGCTTTCCCATATCAATACCCACCACCTCATCCATACAATCCCCACCCAGGATTCCCTGACCCAGGCTACAGCTATGGTGGGGGCagtgcaggcagccagcacagtgaAG GGAGTCGCAGCAGCGGTTCAAACCGCAGCGGCAGTgagaggagaaaggagagagactCGAAGGCTGGCGAGTCCAAGTCGGGCGGCAGTGGCAGTGAGTCGGACCACACCACCCGGAGCAGTATGCGGCGGGAGCGGGCGGCCAGTGAGCGCTCggtgccagccagccagcacagcCAGCGCAGCCAGCACTCCCTAGCTCACAGCATCCGCAGCCACCACAGCCAGCAGTCGTATGGGCCACCTGGCCTGCCACCCCTCTACAGCCCGCCCATGCTGCTGATGCCTCCACCGCCTTCTGCCATGGGGCCCCCAGGAGCCCCGCCTGGCCGTGACCTGgcctctgtgccccctgaactgaCGGCCAGTAGACAGTCGTTCCGAATGGCCATGGGCAATCCCAGTGAGTTCTTTGTGGATGTAATGTGA
- the DVL3 gene encoding segment polarity protein dishevelled homolog DVL-3 isoform X6, translating to MGRVMEGPKTGGSRENLDNETETDSVVSSQRERPRRKDGPEHAPRVNGTAKGERRRDLGGYESSSTLMSSELETTSFFDSDEDDSTSRLSSSTEQSSASRLMRRHKRRRRKQKAPRIERSSSFSSITDSTMSLNIITVTLNMEKYNFLGISIVGQSNERGDGGIYIGSIMKGGAVAADGRIEPGDMLLQVNDINFENMSNDDAVRVLREIVHKPGPITLTVAKCWDPSPRGCFSLPRSKWIPDSPLTLVPSPFAPQRIWAGPDSPCSDPGEPIRPIDPAAWVSHTAAMTGTYPAYGMSPSMSTITSTSSSITSSIPETERLDDFHLSIHSDMATIVKAMASPESGLEVRDRMWLKITIPNAFIGSDVVDWLYHHVEGFTDRRESRKYASNLLKAGYIRHTVNKITFSEQCYYIFGDLCGNMANLSLHDHDGSSGASDQDTLAPLPHPGAAPWPMAFPYQYPPPHPYNPHPGFPDPGYSYGGGSAGSQHSEGSRSSGSNRSGSERRKERDSKAGESKSGGSGSESDHTTRSSMRRERAASERSVPASQHSQRSQHSLAHSIRSHHSQQSYGPPGLPPLYSPPMLLMPPPPSAMGPPGAPPGRDLASVPPELTASRQSFRMAMGNPTKNYGVFDFL from the exons ATGGGGAGAGTGATGGAAGG ccccaaaaCCGGGGGGAGTCGGGAGAACCTGGATAACGAGACAGAGACAGATTCAGTGGTTTCATCGCAGAGGGAGAGACCTCGCCGGAAAGATGGGCCTGAGCATG cacccagagtgAATGGGACGGCAAAAGGAGAGCGGCGCCGAGACCTAGGCGGGTACGAGAGCTCTTCCACTCTCATGAGCAGCGAATTGGAGACCACCAGCTTCTTCGACTCGGATGAGGATGACTCCACCAGCAG GTTAAGCAGCTCGACAGAGCAGAGCAGCGCCTCCCGCCTGATGAGAAGGCACAAGCGACGCCGGCGGAAACAAAAGGCGCCACGCATTGAGCGG TCGTCGTCCTTCAGCAGCATCACGGACTCAACTATGTCTCTGAACATCATCACGGTCACTCTGAACATGG AGAAGTACAACTTCTTGGGCATCTCCATCGTGGGACAGAGCAATGAGCGTGGGGACGGTGGCATCTATATCGGCTCCATCATGAAGGGGGGTGCAGTAGCAGCCGATGGCAGGATCGAGCCGGGAGACATGCTCTTGCAG GTGAACGATATCAACTTTGAGAACATGAGCAATGATGATGCTGTGCGTGTGCTGAGGGAGATTGTGCACAAGCCAGG GCCAATCACTCTGACTGTGGCCAAGTGctgggaccccagccccaggggctgcttCTCGTTACCTCGGAGTAAGTGGATTCCTGACTCGCCCTTAACGCTGGTGCCCAGCCCAT TTGCTCCCCAGCGGATCTGGGCTGGGCCAGACTCTCCATGCTCCGATCCGG GTGAGCCCATCCGACCCATTGACCCGGCAGCCTGGGTTTCCCACACGGCAGCGATGACTGGCACCTACCCGGCGTACGGTATGAGCCCATCCATGAGCACAATCACTTCCACCAGCTCctccatcaccagctccatcCCAGAGACCGAGC GCCTCGATGACTTTCACCTGTCCATCCACAGCGACATGGCCACCATCGTCAAAGCCATGGCCTCCCCCGAGTCAGGTTTGGAGGTGCGTGACCGCATGTGGCTGAAGATCACCATCCCCAATGCCTTCATCG GTTCAGACGTGGTGGATTGGCTCTATCATCACGTGGAAGGTTTTACAGATCGGCGAGAATCCCGCAAGTATGCCAGCAACCTGCTGAAGGCCGGCTACATCCGACACACTGTGAACAAGATCACCTTCTCAGAGCAGTGCTACTACATCTTCGGAGATCTTTGCGGCA ACATGGCTAACCTGTCCCTGCATGACCATGATGGATCCAGTGGCGCCTCAGATCAGGATACGTTGGCTCCACTCCCGCACCCAGGAGCCGCACCGTGGCCCATGGCTTTCCCATATCAATACCCACCACCTCATCCATACAATCCCCACCCAGGATTCCCTGACCCAGGCTACAGCTATGGTGGGGGCagtgcaggcagccagcacagtgaAG GGAGTCGCAGCAGCGGTTCAAACCGCAGCGGCAGTgagaggagaaaggagagagactCGAAGGCTGGCGAGTCCAAGTCGGGCGGCAGTGGCAGTGAGTCGGACCACACCACCCGGAGCAGTATGCGGCGGGAGCGGGCGGCCAGTGAGCGCTCggtgccagccagccagcacagcCAGCGCAGCCAGCACTCCCTAGCTCACAGCATCCGCAGCCACCACAGCCAGCAGTCGTATGGGCCACCTGGCCTGCCACCCCTCTACAGCCCGCCCATGCTGCTGATGCCTCCACCGCCTTCTGCCATGGGGCCCCCAGGAGCCCCGCCTGGCCGTGACCTGgcctctgtgccccctgaactgaCGGCCAGTAGACAGTCGTTCCGAATGGCCATGGGCAATCCCA
- the DVL3 gene encoding segment polarity protein dishevelled homolog DVL-3 isoform X3: protein MAAAETKIIYHLDEQETPYLVKLPIPAERVTLGDFKGLLNRPNYKFYFKSMDDDFGVVKEEISDDNAKLPCFNGRVVSWLVSAEGSHSDGGSVCADNQPELPPSMERTGGIGDSRPPSFHPKTGGSRENLDNETETDSVVSSQRERPRRKDGPEHAPRVNGTAKGERRRDLGGYESSSTLMSSELETTSFFDSDEDDSTSRLSSSTEQSSASRLMRRHKRRRRKQKAPRIERSSSFSSITDSTMSLNIITVTLNMEKYNFLGISIVGQSNERGDGGIYIGSIMKGGAVAADGRIEPGDMLLQVNDINFENMSNDDAVRVLREIVHKPGPITLTVAKCWDPSPRGCFSLPRIAPQRIWAGPDSPCSDPGEPIRPIDPAAWVSHTAAMTGTYPAYGMSPSMSTITSTSSSITSSIPETERLDDFHLSIHSDMATIVKAMASPESGLEVRDRMWLKITIPNAFIGSDVVDWLYHHVEGFTDRRESRKYASNLLKAGYIRHTVNKITFSEQCYYIFGDLCGNMANLSLHDHDGSSGASDQDTLAPLPHPGAAPWPMAFPYQYPPPHPYNPHPGFPDPGYSYGGGSAGSQHSEGSRSSGSNRSGSERRKERDSKAGESKSGGSGSESDHTTRSSMRRERAASERSVPASQHSQRSQHSLAHSIRSHHSQQSYGPPGLPPLYSPPMLLMPPPPSAMGPPGAPPGRDLASVPPELTASRQSFRMAMGNPTKNYGVFDFL, encoded by the exons GGTCGTGAAGGAAGAAATCTCAGATGATAATGCGAAGCTTCCCTGTTTCAATGGCCGGGTGGTATCCTGG CTGGTGTCTgcggaggggtcgcactcagatgGGGGGTCTGTCTGTGCCGATAACCAGCCGGAGCTGCCGCCCTCCATGGAGCGTACCGGGGGCATTGGGGACTCCAGGCCTCCCTCCTTCCA ccccaaaaCCGGGGGGAGTCGGGAGAACCTGGATAACGAGACAGAGACAGATTCAGTGGTTTCATCGCAGAGGGAGAGACCTCGCCGGAAAGATGGGCCTGAGCATG cacccagagtgAATGGGACGGCAAAAGGAGAGCGGCGCCGAGACCTAGGCGGGTACGAGAGCTCTTCCACTCTCATGAGCAGCGAATTGGAGACCACCAGCTTCTTCGACTCGGATGAGGATGACTCCACCAGCAG GTTAAGCAGCTCGACAGAGCAGAGCAGCGCCTCCCGCCTGATGAGAAGGCACAAGCGACGCCGGCGGAAACAAAAGGCGCCACGCATTGAGCGG TCGTCGTCCTTCAGCAGCATCACGGACTCAACTATGTCTCTGAACATCATCACGGTCACTCTGAACATGG AGAAGTACAACTTCTTGGGCATCTCCATCGTGGGACAGAGCAATGAGCGTGGGGACGGTGGCATCTATATCGGCTCCATCATGAAGGGGGGTGCAGTAGCAGCCGATGGCAGGATCGAGCCGGGAGACATGCTCTTGCAG GTGAACGATATCAACTTTGAGAACATGAGCAATGATGATGCTGTGCGTGTGCTGAGGGAGATTGTGCACAAGCCAGG GCCAATCACTCTGACTGTGGCCAAGTGctgggaccccagccccaggggctgcttCTCGTTACCTCGGA TTGCTCCCCAGCGGATCTGGGCTGGGCCAGACTCTCCATGCTCCGATCCGG GTGAGCCCATCCGACCCATTGACCCGGCAGCCTGGGTTTCCCACACGGCAGCGATGACTGGCACCTACCCGGCGTACGGTATGAGCCCATCCATGAGCACAATCACTTCCACCAGCTCctccatcaccagctccatcCCAGAGACCGAGC GCCTCGATGACTTTCACCTGTCCATCCACAGCGACATGGCCACCATCGTCAAAGCCATGGCCTCCCCCGAGTCAGGTTTGGAGGTGCGTGACCGCATGTGGCTGAAGATCACCATCCCCAATGCCTTCATCG GTTCAGACGTGGTGGATTGGCTCTATCATCACGTGGAAGGTTTTACAGATCGGCGAGAATCCCGCAAGTATGCCAGCAACCTGCTGAAGGCCGGCTACATCCGACACACTGTGAACAAGATCACCTTCTCAGAGCAGTGCTACTACATCTTCGGAGATCTTTGCGGCA ACATGGCTAACCTGTCCCTGCATGACCATGATGGATCCAGTGGCGCCTCAGATCAGGATACGTTGGCTCCACTCCCGCACCCAGGAGCCGCACCGTGGCCCATGGCTTTCCCATATCAATACCCACCACCTCATCCATACAATCCCCACCCAGGATTCCCTGACCCAGGCTACAGCTATGGTGGGGGCagtgcaggcagccagcacagtgaAG GGAGTCGCAGCAGCGGTTCAAACCGCAGCGGCAGTgagaggagaaaggagagagactCGAAGGCTGGCGAGTCCAAGTCGGGCGGCAGTGGCAGTGAGTCGGACCACACCACCCGGAGCAGTATGCGGCGGGAGCGGGCGGCCAGTGAGCGCTCggtgccagccagccagcacagcCAGCGCAGCCAGCACTCCCTAGCTCACAGCATCCGCAGCCACCACAGCCAGCAGTCGTATGGGCCACCTGGCCTGCCACCCCTCTACAGCCCGCCCATGCTGCTGATGCCTCCACCGCCTTCTGCCATGGGGCCCCCAGGAGCCCCGCCTGGCCGTGACCTGgcctctgtgccccctgaactgaCGGCCAGTAGACAGTCGTTCCGAATGGCCATGGGCAATCCCA
- the DVL3 gene encoding segment polarity protein dishevelled homolog DVL-3 isoform X4 has protein sequence MAAAETKIIYHLDEQETPYLVKLPIPAERVTLGDFKGLLNRPNYKFYFKSMDDDFGVVKEEISDDNAKLPCFNGRVVSWLVSAEGSHSDGGSVCADNQPELPPSMERTGGIGDSRPPSFHPKTGGSRENLDNETETDSVVSSQRERPRRKDGPEHAPRVNGTAKGERRRDLGGYESSSTLMSSELETTSFFDSDEDDSTSRLSSSTEQSSASRLMRRHKRRRRKQKAPRIERSSSFSSITDSTMSLNIITVTLNMEKYNFLGISIVGQSNERGDGGIYIGSIMKGGAVAADGRIEPGDMLLQVNDINFENMSNDDAVRVLREIVHKPGPITLTVAKCWDPSPRGCFSLPRSKWIPDSPLTLVPSPFAPQRIWAGPDSPCSDPGEPIRPIDPAAWVSHTAAMTGTYPAYGLDDFHLSIHSDMATIVKAMASPESGLEVRDRMWLKITIPNAFIGSDVVDWLYHHVEGFTDRRESRKYASNLLKAGYIRHTVNKITFSEQCYYIFGDLCGNMANLSLHDHDGSSGASDQDTLAPLPHPGAAPWPMAFPYQYPPPHPYNPHPGFPDPGYSYGGGSAGSQHSEGSRSSGSNRSGSERRKERDSKAGESKSGGSGSESDHTTRSSMRRERAASERSVPASQHSQRSQHSLAHSIRSHHSQQSYGPPGLPPLYSPPMLLMPPPPSAMGPPGAPPGRDLASVPPELTASRQSFRMAMGNPTKNYGVFDFL, from the exons GGTCGTGAAGGAAGAAATCTCAGATGATAATGCGAAGCTTCCCTGTTTCAATGGCCGGGTGGTATCCTGG CTGGTGTCTgcggaggggtcgcactcagatgGGGGGTCTGTCTGTGCCGATAACCAGCCGGAGCTGCCGCCCTCCATGGAGCGTACCGGGGGCATTGGGGACTCCAGGCCTCCCTCCTTCCA ccccaaaaCCGGGGGGAGTCGGGAGAACCTGGATAACGAGACAGAGACAGATTCAGTGGTTTCATCGCAGAGGGAGAGACCTCGCCGGAAAGATGGGCCTGAGCATG cacccagagtgAATGGGACGGCAAAAGGAGAGCGGCGCCGAGACCTAGGCGGGTACGAGAGCTCTTCCACTCTCATGAGCAGCGAATTGGAGACCACCAGCTTCTTCGACTCGGATGAGGATGACTCCACCAGCAG GTTAAGCAGCTCGACAGAGCAGAGCAGCGCCTCCCGCCTGATGAGAAGGCACAAGCGACGCCGGCGGAAACAAAAGGCGCCACGCATTGAGCGG TCGTCGTCCTTCAGCAGCATCACGGACTCAACTATGTCTCTGAACATCATCACGGTCACTCTGAACATGG AGAAGTACAACTTCTTGGGCATCTCCATCGTGGGACAGAGCAATGAGCGTGGGGACGGTGGCATCTATATCGGCTCCATCATGAAGGGGGGTGCAGTAGCAGCCGATGGCAGGATCGAGCCGGGAGACATGCTCTTGCAG GTGAACGATATCAACTTTGAGAACATGAGCAATGATGATGCTGTGCGTGTGCTGAGGGAGATTGTGCACAAGCCAGG GCCAATCACTCTGACTGTGGCCAAGTGctgggaccccagccccaggggctgcttCTCGTTACCTCGGAGTAAGTGGATTCCTGACTCGCCCTTAACGCTGGTGCCCAGCCCAT TTGCTCCCCAGCGGATCTGGGCTGGGCCAGACTCTCCATGCTCCGATCCGG GTGAGCCCATCCGACCCATTGACCCGGCAGCCTGGGTTTCCCACACGGCAGCGATGACTGGCACCTACCCGGCGTACG GCCTCGATGACTTTCACCTGTCCATCCACAGCGACATGGCCACCATCGTCAAAGCCATGGCCTCCCCCGAGTCAGGTTTGGAGGTGCGTGACCGCATGTGGCTGAAGATCACCATCCCCAATGCCTTCATCG GTTCAGACGTGGTGGATTGGCTCTATCATCACGTGGAAGGTTTTACAGATCGGCGAGAATCCCGCAAGTATGCCAGCAACCTGCTGAAGGCCGGCTACATCCGACACACTGTGAACAAGATCACCTTCTCAGAGCAGTGCTACTACATCTTCGGAGATCTTTGCGGCA ACATGGCTAACCTGTCCCTGCATGACCATGATGGATCCAGTGGCGCCTCAGATCAGGATACGTTGGCTCCACTCCCGCACCCAGGAGCCGCACCGTGGCCCATGGCTTTCCCATATCAATACCCACCACCTCATCCATACAATCCCCACCCAGGATTCCCTGACCCAGGCTACAGCTATGGTGGGGGCagtgcaggcagccagcacagtgaAG GGAGTCGCAGCAGCGGTTCAAACCGCAGCGGCAGTgagaggagaaaggagagagactCGAAGGCTGGCGAGTCCAAGTCGGGCGGCAGTGGCAGTGAGTCGGACCACACCACCCGGAGCAGTATGCGGCGGGAGCGGGCGGCCAGTGAGCGCTCggtgccagccagccagcacagcCAGCGCAGCCAGCACTCCCTAGCTCACAGCATCCGCAGCCACCACAGCCAGCAGTCGTATGGGCCACCTGGCCTGCCACCCCTCTACAGCCCGCCCATGCTGCTGATGCCTCCACCGCCTTCTGCCATGGGGCCCCCAGGAGCCCCGCCTGGCCGTGACCTGgcctctgtgccccctgaactgaCGGCCAGTAGACAGTCGTTCCGAATGGCCATGGGCAATCCCA